A window of the Lactuca sativa cultivar Salinas chromosome 5, Lsat_Salinas_v11, whole genome shotgun sequence genome harbors these coding sequences:
- the LOC111890896 gene encoding uncharacterized protein LOC111890896: MECNKDEAIRAKNISENKMKNNDFEGARKFALKAQKLFPELDNISQIITVCDVHCSSQKKINNSQKDLYGILQVENIADEATIKKQYRKLALILHPDKNKFPGAESAFKLICEANMTLSDKEKRCLYDFKCKESANPEIQKPQSQKSKSDTNGQKSTFWVNCPFCLIKYEYDQAFFTKQIRCPKCFRLIMGFDGGPQHQRSTDGSTGVGGSNQRSDTGQPVKQEVEKTSKRTRVVDEKSPGKKSKVSSSKIEEKNDDVEAMYIDCKDPEFTNFDKEKQKECFEVDQIWACYDPIDGMPRFYAQIRKVFKSGFRVRITWLEADPDNPPEIKWAEEGLPVACGKFIRGETEETQDSLMFSHRIAFSHGKKRFSYFIYPKKGEIWALFKDWDINWSSDPKSHMKYRFEIVEILSDFENENNSGVVVASMVKVKGFVGLFQRTSPLQLVGRRIPPNELFRFSHRVPSVKLTGTERADVPVGAFELDTASLPDDLNEFYTEPPKNTEFTCFHDFESDRRSWKFREGEIWAIRKPEDQNRKCYAQIKKIESSLHVDLLELCTSNDMTRPNACGLYKASNGGRRIISRDSFLFFVKAELNGRNRFNIYPNEKEIWVLYNKHDEDSMCTFADVEGESEVVEVVERNGDMIKVICLSRVSGYKSVFRASEVEKSKSRVLEIPCGEFNRFCYRVPAFLLTDEEDGKLRGCWELDVSCVSGTSVAFW, encoded by the exons ATGGAATGCAACAAAGATGAAGCAATCCGAGCCAAAAatatttctgaaaataaaatgaaaaacaaCGATTTCGAAGGGGCCCGCAAATTCGCTTTAAAAGCCCAAAAACTCTTCCCTGAACTTGATAACATTTCCCAAATAATAACTGTTTGTGATGTCCATTGTTCATCTCAAAAAAAGATAAACAATTCCCAAAAGGACCTTTATGGAATCCTTCAAGTCGAAAACATAGCAGATGAGGCAACAATCAAGAAACAGTATAGAAAACTCGCACTCATTCTTCACCCCGATAAAAACAAATTCCCAGGGGCAGAATCGGCATTTAAACTCATCTGTGAAGCAAATATGACCCTTTCTGATAAAGAGAAACGGTGTTTATACGACTTTAAATGTAAAGAATCCGCAAATCCCGAAATTCAAAAACcgcaaagtcaaaagtcaaaatcggATACgaatggtcaaaagtcaacgtTTTGGGTGAATTGCCCTTTTTGTCTGATAAAGTATGAGTATGATCAAGCATTTTTTACCAAACAAATTCGTTGTCCAAAATGCTTCAGACTCATTATGGGTTTTGATGGTGGACCCCAACACCAACGGTCAACCGATGGGTCAACTGGTGTGGGTGGTTCGAACCAACGGTCGGATACGGGTCAACCCGTAAAACAAGAGGTTGAgaaaactagcaaaaggacacGGGTTGTTGATGAAAAAAGCCCGGGAAAAAAGTCAAAAGTATCGAGTTCCAAAATTGAAGAGAAGAATGATGACGTGGAAGCAATGTATATAGATTGTAAAGATCCGGAGTTTACTAATTTTGATAAAGAAAAACAGAAAGAATgttttgaagttgatcaaatttgGGCTTGTTATGATCCGATTGACGGGATGCCAAGATTCTATGCACAAATCCGAAAAGTTTTTAAATCCGGGTTTCGGGTACGGATCACTTGGTTAGAAGCGGATCCGGATAACCCGCCCGAGATTAAATGGGCCGAAGAAGGGTTACCGGTTGCTTGCGGTAAATTCATTCGTGGTGAAACCGAGGAAACGCAGGACTCTCTCATGTTCTCTCACCGCATCGCGTTTTCACATGGGAAAAAACGGTTTTCGTATTTTATTTACCCTAAAAAAGGTGAAATATGGGCTCTTTTTAAAGATTGGGATATAAATTGGAGCTCCGATCCGAAATCCCATATGAAATATAGATTTGAAATTGTGGAGATTCTTTCCGATTTCGAAAATGAAAACAATTCTGGTGTTGTTGTTGCTAGTATGGTGAAAGTAAAAGGTTTTGTGGGCTTGTTCCAGAGAACAAGCCCATTACAGCTCGTTGGGCGGAGGATTCCGCCCAACGAGCTGTTCAGATTCTCTCACCGTGTCCCGTCAGTAAAACTGACGGGCACGGAACGAGCAGATGTCCCTGTCGGAGCTTTCGAGCTCGACACTGCGTCTCTTCCGGACGACCTAAACGAATTCTATACCGAACCGCCGAAAAACACGGAATTTACGTGTTTTCATGATTTTGAATCGGATCGTAGGAGTTGGAAGTTTCGCGAGGGTGAGATATGGGCGATTCGTAAACCCGAGGACCAAAATCGTAAATGTTACGCACAAATTAAAAAAATCGAATCCTCTTTACATGTAGATCTACTCGAATTATGCACATCTAACGACATGACTAGGCCAAATGCGTGTGGTTTGTATAAAGCTTCAAATGGTGGAAGGCGGATAATTTCTCGggattcttttttgttttttgtgaAAGCCGAACTTAATGGAAGGAATCGGTTTAATATATATCCAAATGAAAAGGAGATTTGGGTGTTATACAATAAGCATGATGAGGATTCCATGTGTACATTTGCTGACGTGGAAGGTGAAAGTGAGGTTGTTGAAGTTGTTGAGAGAAATGGAGATATGATAAAGGTTATATGTCTTTCACGTGTGAGTGGTTATAAGTCAGTTTTTAGGGCTTCTGAGGTTGAAAAGTCAAAGTCTAGGGTTTTGGAGATACCATGTGGTGAGTTTAACAGATTCTGTTATCGGGTCCCGGCTTTTCTGTTAACTGATGAGGAAGATGGGAAGTTGAGAGGTTGTTGGGAGCTTGATGTTTCATGTGTTTCGG GCACTTCAGTTGCTTTTTGGTGA